The following are encoded in a window of Salinibacter ruber DSM 13855 genomic DNA:
- a CDS encoding PEGA domain-containing protein → MADDAPFPEPDDAARSGAGSASWEPYQSPQGGRGGALRLLRRYAFSITAGTIALAIGLLIYFAPTRLTSPPADDEPTSTLSVDSQPPGAVVIVGADTAGVTPINNHPLSPGTYLVTIDRADYGSRDTVITLSAGQSAALSPRFSRDESSVAAQDQAAARSQGSAPAGLSPGEPSPSSPSPSPPGPGDETPGSASDSPTANGQPDPSTAPAAGDIAPVTGTLVLRATPDRATVALDGEEVGATPATLTEVTTGTYEVTFSRLGHKTVTRRVDVSATDTATVTATLKRRTGHLRVLVRPWGSIYIDDQRRAENSDVWYDTTLPAGPHTITAHHPALGEKSRPVTVAPQDTQSVVVDLREQ, encoded by the coding sequence ATGGCCGACGATGCCCCGTTTCCGGAGCCAGATGACGCTGCCCGTTCGGGGGCCGGCTCTGCGTCCTGGGAGCCGTACCAGTCCCCACAGGGAGGCAGGGGCGGAGCACTGCGCCTGCTGCGCCGCTACGCGTTTTCGATCACGGCGGGGACAATCGCCCTCGCGATCGGGCTGCTGATCTACTTCGCCCCCACGCGCCTTACGTCCCCGCCGGCCGACGACGAGCCCACCTCCACCCTGTCGGTCGACTCCCAGCCCCCCGGCGCCGTGGTGATCGTGGGCGCCGACACGGCCGGCGTCACCCCGATCAACAACCACCCGCTCTCGCCCGGGACCTACCTGGTCACCATTGATCGGGCAGACTACGGAAGCCGCGACACTGTGATCACGCTGTCCGCGGGTCAGTCCGCCGCGCTCAGCCCCCGCTTTTCTCGGGACGAGTCATCGGTCGCCGCACAGGACCAGGCCGCCGCCCGCTCGCAGGGGAGCGCCCCCGCCGGCCTTTCTCCCGGCGAGCCGTCCCCTTCCTCCCCCTCGCCCAGCCCGCCCGGCCCCGGCGACGAGACGCCGGGCTCGGCCTCCGATAGCCCCACAGCCAACGGCCAACCGGATCCGTCGACCGCCCCCGCGGCCGGCGACATCGCGCCGGTCACCGGCACCCTCGTGCTGCGGGCAACGCCCGACCGGGCGACGGTTGCGCTCGATGGCGAGGAGGTCGGGGCGACGCCGGCGACCCTCACCGAGGTCACGACGGGGACGTACGAGGTCACCTTCTCTCGTCTCGGGCATAAAACCGTGACCCGGCGGGTCGACGTCAGCGCCACCGACACCGCGACGGTGACGGCAACGCTGAAGCGGCGCACCGGACACCTCCGCGTGCTGGTCCGCCCCTGGGGCTCCATCTACATCGACGACCAGCGCCGCGCTGAAAATTCGGATGTCTGGTACGACACCACCCTTCCGGCCGGCCCCCACACCATCACCGCCCACCACCCGGCACTCGGGGAAAAGAGCCGGCCTGTCACCGTTGCCCCCCAGGACACCCAGTCGGTCGTCGTGGACCTCCGCGAGCAGTAG
- the recG gene encoding ATP-dependent DNA helicase RecG produces MSEDFLQQDVRYVKGVGEKRADVWAEQHGVRTVHDLLRFYPRRYLDRTTVTPVRQLQEGPDSVTVVGTVRSVNVVPGNNQKRLEIILEGEQGGRMKGTWFQGVWWVRKAFDEGDRVAFHGTVEKYGRWHSMTHPDFDRLNDEGPLLDTGRIVPLYPGGEAMSNVGLTSRTVRRVLYDLFKEHGLKLTETMPDWIMDGYDLMEGRVALRAIHFPKTQQELSRARRRLKFEELFFIQLLLAQMHEQQEEVAGPAFDDPGAYTREFVREVLPFELTGAQTRALREIIGDVQTGTQMNRLLQGDVGSGKTVVAVAAMMHAYDSGYQSAFMAPTEILAEQHHANLQDYLQPLGLEPRLLIGSQTKAEREAALQAVRSGASPVAVGTHALIQDEVAFDRLGLAVVDEQHRFGVAQRAEMFEKGERPHMLLMTATPIPRSLALTLYGDLDVSKIDEMPPGRKPVETRLRAEKRRGEVYAFLNDRLEQGEQAFVVYPLVEESEKMDLKDAESGAQELQEKFPDYTVGLVHGQLSADDKDATMRRFKEGDIDLLVATTVIEVGVDVPNATVMLVEHAERFGLSQLHQLRGRVGRSDQQSYCVLMASYKRSQEAKQRLEAMARTNDGFEISETDLQIRGAGDFFGTRQSGMPDLKIADLTEDDEILEVAREAAFALIEKDPHLRADEHERLRRRYQEDYAEHGLGFARVG; encoded by the coding sequence ATGAGCGAGGACTTTCTTCAACAGGACGTCCGCTACGTAAAGGGAGTGGGGGAGAAGCGCGCCGACGTGTGGGCGGAGCAGCATGGCGTGCGCACGGTGCACGACCTGCTGCGCTTCTACCCCCGCCGCTACCTCGACCGCACGACCGTGACCCCGGTGCGCCAGCTGCAGGAGGGCCCCGACTCGGTCACGGTCGTCGGGACCGTCCGCTCCGTCAACGTGGTGCCCGGCAACAACCAGAAGCGGCTCGAAATCATCCTGGAGGGGGAGCAGGGCGGGCGCATGAAGGGCACCTGGTTTCAGGGGGTCTGGTGGGTGCGGAAGGCGTTCGACGAGGGCGACCGCGTGGCCTTCCACGGAACGGTGGAGAAGTACGGCCGCTGGCACTCAATGACCCACCCGGACTTCGACCGCCTCAACGACGAGGGCCCCCTCCTCGACACGGGCCGCATCGTGCCGCTCTATCCGGGCGGGGAGGCCATGAGCAACGTCGGCCTCACGAGCCGGACCGTCCGCCGCGTCCTGTACGACCTGTTCAAGGAGCACGGCCTGAAGCTCACGGAGACGATGCCCGACTGGATCATGGACGGGTACGACCTCATGGAGGGCCGCGTGGCGCTGCGGGCCATTCACTTCCCGAAGACCCAGCAGGAGCTCTCGCGGGCCCGGCGGCGGCTCAAGTTCGAGGAGCTCTTCTTCATCCAGCTCCTGCTGGCCCAGATGCACGAGCAACAGGAGGAGGTGGCGGGGCCCGCCTTCGACGACCCTGGCGCATACACCCGTGAGTTTGTGCGGGAGGTGCTCCCCTTCGAGCTCACGGGCGCCCAGACCCGGGCCCTGCGCGAGATCATCGGCGACGTACAGACGGGCACGCAGATGAACCGCCTCCTGCAGGGGGACGTGGGCAGCGGCAAGACGGTCGTCGCCGTGGCCGCCATGATGCACGCCTACGACAGCGGCTACCAGAGCGCCTTCATGGCCCCCACCGAGATCCTCGCCGAGCAGCACCACGCCAATCTGCAGGACTACCTCCAGCCGCTGGGGCTGGAGCCCCGCCTGCTGATCGGGAGCCAGACCAAGGCAGAACGGGAGGCGGCGCTCCAGGCCGTCCGCAGCGGCGCGAGCCCGGTCGCCGTGGGCACGCACGCCCTCATCCAGGACGAGGTCGCGTTCGACCGTCTCGGCCTCGCGGTGGTCGACGAGCAGCACCGCTTCGGGGTGGCCCAGCGGGCCGAGATGTTCGAGAAGGGCGAGCGGCCCCACATGCTCCTCATGACGGCCACGCCCATTCCCCGCTCCCTCGCCCTCACGCTCTACGGCGACCTCGACGTGTCGAAGATTGACGAGATGCCGCCGGGCCGCAAGCCGGTCGAGACGCGCCTGCGGGCCGAAAAGCGGCGGGGGGAGGTGTACGCGTTTCTAAACGACCGGCTGGAGCAGGGCGAGCAGGCGTTCGTGGTGTACCCGCTCGTGGAGGAGAGCGAGAAGATGGACCTGAAGGACGCGGAGAGCGGGGCCCAGGAGCTGCAGGAGAAATTCCCGGACTACACGGTCGGGCTGGTGCACGGCCAGCTCTCGGCCGACGACAAGGACGCGACGATGCGCCGGTTCAAGGAGGGGGACATCGACCTCCTCGTGGCCACGACCGTGATCGAGGTGGGGGTCGACGTGCCGAACGCGACGGTGATGCTCGTGGAGCACGCCGAGCGGTTCGGGCTCAGCCAGCTCCACCAGCTGCGCGGCCGGGTGGGGCGGTCCGACCAGCAGAGCTACTGCGTCCTCATGGCCAGCTACAAACGAAGTCAGGAGGCGAAGCAGCGCCTGGAGGCGATGGCCCGCACGAACGACGGCTTCGAGATCAGCGAGACGGACCTCCAGATCCGCGGCGCCGGGGACTTCTTTGGCACCCGCCAGAGCGGCATGCCCGACCTCAAGATTGCCGACCTCACCGAGGACGATGAAATTCTGGAGGTCGCCCGCGAGGCCGCCTTCGCCCTCATCGAGAAGGACCCGCACCTGCGGGCCGACGAGCACGAGCGGCTCCGCCGCCGCTATCAGGAGGACTACGCTGAGCACGGCCTCGGCTTCGCTCGGGTGGGATAA
- a CDS encoding TMEM165/GDT1 family protein has translation MTEWIEIMLIAAGAQLAVLPGEKVQFIIAGLSTRFSPYLIVAAAGSAFAGWTILEVTFGAVLRDVLPQLYLDLLTAGLFLLFAVLMYRSAPESGTTSPASEADDEGWIGAGTVEVLGVELPSSLATFLGIFSMMAFGEVGDKTQLVTISLAVQYEAASAIWLGEMLAILPVSLANALFFHHFAHRVNFRKAHFVGTGIFLFFALDMLLSVTTGHSIWGTAVHTVSNVVATGGGVP, from the coding sequence ATGACTGAATGGATCGAGATCATGCTGATTGCGGCCGGTGCACAGCTTGCCGTGCTGCCGGGCGAGAAGGTTCAATTTATCATTGCCGGCCTCTCGACCCGATTTAGCCCATACCTCATTGTGGCCGCGGCCGGAAGTGCTTTTGCCGGCTGGACGATCCTGGAGGTAACCTTCGGGGCGGTGCTGCGCGACGTCCTGCCTCAACTCTACCTCGACCTCCTTACCGCCGGCCTCTTTTTGCTGTTCGCAGTGTTGATGTATCGGTCGGCCCCCGAGAGTGGCACGACCTCTCCGGCGTCGGAGGCAGACGACGAGGGCTGGATCGGCGCCGGGACCGTGGAGGTCCTGGGTGTGGAGCTCCCCAGTTCGCTCGCAACCTTCCTCGGCATCTTCTCGATGATGGCCTTCGGGGAAGTGGGGGACAAAACGCAGCTCGTGACGATCAGCCTTGCTGTGCAGTACGAGGCCGCCTCGGCAATCTGGCTGGGCGAGATGCTTGCCATCCTCCCAGTGAGCCTCGCCAACGCCCTGTTCTTCCACCACTTCGCGCACCGGGTCAACTTTCGAAAGGCCCACTTCGTCGGAACGGGCATCTTCCTCTTCTTTGCTCTGGACATGCTCCTGTCCGTCACTACCGGCCACTCGATCTGGGGGACGGCGGTCCATACCGTCTCCAACGTCGTTGCGACGGGCGGCGGCGTGCCGTAA
- a CDS encoding calcineurin-like phosphoesterase C-terminal domain-containing protein, with protein sequence MSQTRRDFLKYLSLTGAALGVPGVATGAPHLSAGRESVAVTGRVTGPDGGLEGVPVTDGVAVTQTGPDGRYELAASPRRPFVYLSVPSGYRLPTHETGTARFYRPLGAAGGGTAEASFRLTPLDRDDEQHAFLFLADPQTRTAAEMQQFRDETVPDVQEAVRALGDRPVFGVGGGDLVFDELSLFSGYEAAVEEMGIPFVQAVGNHDLNFDAPGDPGSTATFRQHFGPEYYSFDRGAVHYVVLDDVYWPGSDGFGRETGDYHGHLDAAQLAWLEQDLALVEDGRPVVVFTHIPPLSTAYERRGEDSPSVRGRIGNRAALYELLDPFDAHIVSGHVHENEHRFADGPHEHVVGTVCGAWWTGPVCYDGTPKGYAVYEVDGDSVAWRYKATGRAADHQVRAYPSGADPEAPGEWVANVWDATDDWTVVWYEDGIRTGAMARRVGLDPMSRRRHEGDNQPEKHTWVEPQPTAHLYYAPANPDANRVRVEATDPFGRTYVARPSPNRG encoded by the coding sequence ATGTCTCAGACCCGCCGCGACTTCTTGAAGTATCTCAGCCTCACCGGGGCCGCCCTCGGCGTCCCGGGCGTGGCCACGGGAGCGCCGCACCTGAGCGCCGGCCGTGAGTCGGTTGCCGTCACCGGCCGCGTGACGGGGCCGGATGGAGGGCTGGAGGGCGTGCCTGTCACCGACGGCGTCGCCGTCACGCAGACCGGCCCCGACGGGCGCTACGAGCTGGCCGCCTCGCCCCGCCGGCCGTTTGTCTACCTTTCGGTGCCGAGCGGGTACCGCCTCCCGACCCACGAGACGGGCACCGCCCGGTTCTACCGGCCTCTGGGCGCGGCGGGCGGCGGCACGGCGGAGGCGTCGTTTCGGCTCACGCCCCTCGACCGCGACGACGAGCAGCACGCGTTCCTCTTCCTGGCCGATCCGCAGACCCGGACGGCGGCGGAAATGCAGCAATTCCGGGACGAGACGGTGCCGGACGTGCAGGAGGCCGTGCGGGCGCTCGGGGACCGTCCCGTCTTCGGCGTGGGCGGGGGCGACCTCGTGTTCGACGAGCTGTCGCTCTTTTCCGGCTACGAGGCGGCGGTTGAGGAGATGGGCATCCCGTTCGTACAGGCGGTGGGCAACCACGACCTCAACTTCGACGCGCCGGGCGATCCGGGCTCCACGGCCACCTTCCGGCAGCACTTCGGCCCCGAGTACTACTCGTTCGACCGGGGGGCCGTCCACTACGTCGTGCTCGACGACGTGTACTGGCCGGGGAGCGACGGCTTTGGGCGGGAGACCGGTGACTACCACGGCCATCTCGACGCCGCCCAGCTTGCGTGGCTGGAGCAGGACCTCGCGCTCGTGGAGGACGGCCGGCCCGTCGTCGTGTTCACGCACATCCCGCCCCTCAGTACCGCCTACGAGCGGCGCGGCGAGGACAGCCCGTCGGTCCGGGGCCGAATCGGAAACCGGGCCGCGCTCTACGAACTGCTCGATCCGTTCGACGCCCACATCGTCAGCGGGCACGTCCACGAAAACGAGCACCGCTTTGCCGACGGGCCGCACGAGCACGTGGTGGGCACGGTGTGCGGCGCGTGGTGGACCGGGCCGGTCTGCTACGACGGCACGCCCAAGGGCTACGCGGTCTACGAGGTGGACGGGGACTCCGTCGCGTGGCGCTACAAGGCCACCGGCCGCGCCGCCGACCACCAGGTGCGGGCGTACCCGTCCGGGGCCGACCCCGAGGCGCCGGGCGAGTGGGTGGCCAACGTCTGGGACGCCACCGACGACTGGACGGTGGTGTGGTACGAAGACGGCATCCGCACCGGCGCCATGGCCCGCCGCGTGGGCCTCGATCCGATGAGCCGGCGCCGTCACGAAGGGGACAACCAGCCGGAGAAGCACACGTGGGTGGAGCCCCAGCCCACCGCCCATCTGTACTACGCGCCCGCCAACCCCGACGCGAACCGGGTGCGCGTGGAGGCCACCGATCCCTTCGGGCGCACCTACGTGGCCCGCCCTTCCCCAAATAGGGGATGA
- a CDS encoding SAM-dependent methyltransferase, producing MSRLRPIAISLSAALLVLWAVLPLRGTGQTVDPLPPILQEESLTESAVISDSDTVEKDVPYVSTSQRVVNRMLEAAQVTSDDVVIDLGSGDGRIPIAAAQRHGARGIGVEIDPELIAKARENAEAAGVSDLVEFRQGDLFEADLGEATVVTLYLWPEINVKLRPKLLRTLDPGDRIVSHDFRMGDWEPDRVIDLGPGKIGQETVYLWTVPASVPEDLLDISDEVEVQ from the coding sequence ATGTCTCGTTTGCGTCCCATAGCGATTTCTCTCTCCGCGGCCCTCCTCGTGCTCTGGGCCGTTCTGCCCCTGCGGGGAACCGGTCAAACCGTGGACCCGCTCCCGCCGATCCTGCAGGAGGAGTCGCTGACCGAGTCGGCGGTCATCTCCGACTCGGACACCGTCGAGAAGGACGTCCCGTACGTCTCCACGTCGCAGCGCGTTGTGAACCGGATGCTCGAGGCGGCCCAGGTGACCAGCGACGACGTGGTGATCGACCTCGGTAGCGGCGACGGGCGCATCCCGATTGCCGCCGCCCAACGACACGGCGCCCGCGGCATCGGCGTCGAGATCGATCCGGAGCTGATCGCCAAGGCCCGCGAGAACGCGGAGGCGGCCGGGGTCTCCGACCTGGTCGAGTTTCGGCAGGGAGACCTGTTTGAGGCCGACCTGGGCGAGGCGACGGTCGTGACCCTGTACCTGTGGCCGGAGATCAACGTGAAGCTGCGCCCGAAGCTGCTCCGGACACTGGACCCTGGGGACCGGATCGTCTCGCACGACTTTCGGATGGGCGACTGGGAGCCGGACCGGGTCATCGACCTCGGCCCGGGCAAGATCGGACAGGAAACGGTCTACCTCTGGACCGTCCCCGCCTCCGTCCCCGAGGACCTGCTGGACATCAGCGACGAGGTGGAGGTGCAATGA
- the tkt gene encoding transketolase: protein MATDLLEETDIETQTINTIRFLSADAVQRAESGHPGTPMGLAPVAYVLWTRHLRHNPRDPDWPGRDRFVLSAGHASMLLYSLLHLTGYDLPMEELKGFRQWGSRTPGHPEAHLTPGVETTTGPLGQGFANGIGMAIAEQLLADEFNEEGFPLFDHHTYAICSDGDLMEGISQEAASLAGHLGLGKLVYFFDDNDITIDGSTDLAFTEDVAARFEAYGWHVAHVEDANDLEAVDRAIEEAKAETERPSLIRVQSHIGYGSPNKQDTAAAHGAPLGEEELRGAKENLGWPPGETFYVPDAVYDHMRAAKTEGQEAQREWEALREAYEEAHPGQAARLKRWMNRELPEGWEEALPAFEPTADTGEELATRKASGLTLEALAPEVGYLIGGSADLTGSNKTDVEGRGDFQKDSRSGRYFRFGVREHAMAGLSNGMALHGGIQPYAGTFLIFSDYLRPSLRLSALMEQPVVYVFTHDSIGLGEDGPTHQPVEHLMALRAIPGATLIRPADANEAARAWAAAVTRTGGPTALALTRQTLPIVDRTELTTAEGLHRGAYILREAAGQPGVILMGTGSEVQHALQAARALEKDGIQAQVVSMPSWELFEEQSETYRRKVLPPSVEARVSIEAGVTQGWERYVGPEGTAIGVDRFGASAPGETVMEKYGLTAERVAEEARSLVRG from the coding sequence ATGGCGACGGACCTCCTTGAGGAGACAGACATCGAGACCCAGACGATCAACACCATCCGGTTCTTGTCGGCCGATGCGGTGCAGCGGGCCGAGAGCGGGCACCCGGGGACGCCGATGGGGCTGGCGCCGGTGGCCTACGTCCTGTGGACCCGCCACCTGCGGCACAACCCACGGGACCCAGACTGGCCGGGGCGGGACCGGTTCGTGCTGTCGGCGGGCCACGCCTCGATGCTTCTGTACAGCCTGCTCCACCTGACCGGCTACGACCTGCCGATGGAGGAGCTGAAAGGCTTCCGGCAGTGGGGCAGCCGGACGCCCGGCCACCCGGAGGCGCACCTGACGCCGGGCGTGGAGACGACGACCGGCCCGCTCGGGCAGGGCTTTGCCAACGGAATCGGGATGGCGATCGCCGAGCAGCTCCTGGCCGACGAGTTCAACGAGGAGGGCTTTCCGCTTTTCGACCACCACACGTATGCCATCTGTTCGGACGGGGACCTGATGGAGGGCATCTCGCAGGAGGCCGCCTCCCTGGCGGGCCACCTCGGGCTGGGCAAGCTGGTGTACTTCTTCGACGACAACGACATCACGATCGACGGCTCCACGGACCTGGCCTTCACCGAGGACGTGGCCGCCCGGTTTGAGGCCTACGGCTGGCACGTGGCCCACGTGGAGGATGCCAACGACCTGGAGGCGGTCGACCGTGCGATCGAGGAGGCGAAGGCCGAGACCGAGCGGCCCTCGCTGATCCGGGTCCAGTCCCACATCGGCTACGGCAGCCCGAACAAGCAGGACACCGCCGCGGCCCACGGGGCGCCGCTCGGCGAGGAGGAGCTGCGGGGGGCGAAGGAAAACCTCGGCTGGCCGCCCGGGGAGACGTTTTACGTCCCCGACGCGGTCTACGACCACATGCGGGCGGCGAAGACGGAGGGGCAGGAGGCCCAGCGCGAGTGGGAGGCCCTCCGCGAGGCGTACGAGGAGGCCCACCCCGGGCAGGCCGCCCGGCTGAAGCGCTGGATGAACCGGGAGCTGCCGGAGGGATGGGAGGAGGCCCTTCCTGCGTTCGAGCCGACGGCGGACACGGGGGAGGAGCTGGCCACCCGCAAGGCGAGCGGGCTCACCCTCGAGGCGCTGGCCCCGGAGGTGGGGTACCTGATTGGGGGCTCGGCGGACCTCACCGGCTCGAACAAGACCGACGTGGAGGGGCGGGGCGACTTCCAGAAAGACAGCCGAAGCGGGCGGTACTTCCGGTTCGGGGTGCGGGAGCACGCGATGGCGGGACTCTCCAACGGGATGGCCCTGCACGGAGGCATCCAGCCCTACGCCGGGACGTTCCTCATCTTTAGCGACTACCTGCGGCCGTCCCTGCGGCTGAGTGCCCTGATGGAGCAACCGGTCGTGTACGTGTTTACCCACGACTCGATTGGGCTTGGGGAGGACGGGCCGACGCACCAGCCGGTGGAGCACCTGATGGCGCTGCGGGCGATCCCCGGGGCGACCCTGATCCGGCCGGCCGACGCGAACGAGGCGGCCCGGGCGTGGGCGGCGGCGGTGACCCGGACCGGCGGGCCGACGGCGCTGGCCCTGACGCGGCAGACCCTGCCCATTGTCGACCGCACCGAGCTGACGACGGCGGAGGGGCTCCACCGCGGCGCCTACATTCTGCGGGAGGCGGCGGGGCAGCCAGGCGTAATCTTGATGGGAACCGGGAGCGAAGTCCAGCATGCCCTGCAGGCCGCCCGCGCCCTTGAGAAGGACGGCATCCAGGCGCAGGTGGTAAGCATGCCGAGCTGGGAGCTCTTCGAGGAGCAGTCCGAGACCTACCGGCGAAAGGTGCTGCCGCCGTCGGTCGAGGCGCGCGTCTCGATCGAGGCGGGCGTCACGCAGGGATGGGAGCGCTACGTCGGCCCCGAAGGCACCGCGATCGGGGTGGATCGGTTCGGGGCGTCGGCCCCCGGAGAAACCGTGATGGAAAAGTACGGCCTGACCGCCGAGCGGGTCGCCGAGGAAGCCCGCTCGCTGGTGCGGGGGTAG
- the fsa gene encoding fructose-6-phosphate aldolase: MKFFVDTANLEDIREAAGMGVLDGVTTNPSLVKAEGNVDFHERVLEICQTVDGDVSAEVTATEFDGMMEEAHTLAQIHDNVVVKIPLIKDGIKALRALDEEGIKTNCTLCFSPTQALLAAKAGADYISPFIGRIDDISSDGMGLIEEIVQIYDNYGFETEILAASIRHPTHVKRAALAGADVATMPFSVLTNLLEHPLTDRGLERFLADWEDYKEARDETPATTTA, encoded by the coding sequence ATGAAGTTCTTTGTAGACACCGCCAACCTTGAAGACATCCGTGAAGCCGCGGGCATGGGCGTCCTCGACGGGGTGACCACGAACCCCTCCCTCGTGAAGGCGGAGGGCAACGTGGACTTCCACGAGCGCGTGCTGGAGATCTGCCAGACCGTGGATGGAGATGTCTCCGCGGAGGTGACGGCGACGGAGTTCGACGGCATGATGGAGGAGGCCCACACCCTGGCCCAGATCCACGACAACGTCGTCGTCAAAATCCCGCTCATCAAAGACGGCATCAAGGCGCTCCGCGCCCTGGACGAGGAGGGGATCAAGACAAACTGCACGCTCTGCTTCTCGCCGACGCAGGCGCTGCTGGCGGCGAAGGCGGGCGCCGACTACATCAGCCCCTTCATCGGGCGCATCGACGACATCTCGTCCGACGGCATGGGCCTGATCGAAGAGATCGTGCAGATCTACGACAACTACGGGTTTGAGACCGAGATTCTCGCGGCGTCGATCCGGCACCCGACCCACGTGAAGCGGGCGGCCCTGGCGGGGGCCGACGTGGCGACGATGCCGTTCTCGGTGTTGACGAACCTGCTGGAGCACCCGCTCACGGACCGCGGGCTGGAGCGCTTCCTGGCGGACTGGGAGGACTACAAGGAGGCCCGGGACGAGACCCCCGCGACCACGACGGCGTAA
- a CDS encoding sodium/sugar symporter, translating to MDSAAVAFTTLDYVIFGVYLFVIVGLGLWVSQEEEGEEKDSADYFLASKALPFWAIGSSLIAANISAEQFIGMSGSGFRVGLAIASYEWMAAVTLLVIAWFFLPIYLEKEIYTMPQFLEERYDGRVRMLLAIFWLLVYVFVNLTSVLYMGGLSINVIMGFPLWASVLGLAAVATAYSLYGGLKAVAWTDVVQVVVLVGGGLLTTWVALDAYGGSEAGVVGGFTQLMGDASGRFNMILFEGELMYRNDEGALKDAYQLLPGLSVLFGGLWVANLFYWGCNQYIIQRALAAKSLKEAQRGLAFAGYLKLLLPLIVVVPGIVAFALDAPIQRGDEAYPWLLGEYVGSGFRGLAFAALVAAIISSLASMMNSASTIFTMDLYRNYTSREDVSERRLVRIGRAVALICIVVAAALAPQLADLDQVFQYIQEYTGFVSPGVLAIFVLGLFWSKATPNAALVSAVLSIPLSAAFKFWTPGVAFLNRMLIVFFISVALIVAISLLENEGEDHPKAIDVGGIERERDPIYNVAAFGILAITAALYAFFW from the coding sequence ATGGACTCCGCCGCCGTCGCGTTTACGACGCTGGACTACGTCATCTTTGGCGTCTACCTGTTTGTCATCGTCGGGCTCGGCCTCTGGGTCTCCCAGGAGGAGGAAGGGGAGGAGAAGGACAGCGCCGATTACTTCCTGGCCAGCAAGGCGCTTCCGTTCTGGGCCATCGGCTCCTCCCTGATCGCGGCCAACATTTCCGCCGAGCAGTTCATCGGCATGAGCGGCTCGGGCTTCCGGGTGGGCCTGGCCATCGCCTCCTACGAGTGGATGGCCGCCGTGACCCTGCTGGTGATCGCCTGGTTCTTCTTGCCGATCTACCTGGAGAAGGAGATCTACACGATGCCGCAGTTCCTGGAGGAGCGCTACGACGGGCGGGTGCGGATGCTGCTCGCCATTTTTTGGCTGCTGGTGTACGTGTTCGTGAACCTGACGTCGGTGCTCTACATGGGCGGCCTGTCGATCAACGTCATCATGGGCTTTCCGCTCTGGGCGTCGGTCCTTGGACTAGCCGCGGTCGCCACCGCCTACAGCCTGTACGGGGGCCTCAAGGCCGTGGCCTGGACCGACGTGGTGCAGGTGGTGGTGCTGGTCGGCGGGGGGCTCCTCACGACCTGGGTGGCGCTCGACGCCTACGGCGGCAGCGAGGCCGGGGTCGTCGGGGGCTTCACGCAACTGATGGGCGACGCGTCGGGCCGGTTCAACATGATCCTGTTCGAGGGGGAGCTGATGTACCGCAACGACGAGGGCGCCCTGAAAGACGCCTACCAGCTCCTTCCCGGCCTGAGCGTGCTGTTTGGGGGCCTGTGGGTGGCCAACCTGTTCTACTGGGGCTGCAACCAGTACATCATCCAGCGCGCCCTGGCCGCCAAGAGCCTGAAGGAGGCCCAGCGGGGCCTGGCCTTCGCCGGCTACCTGAAGCTGCTCCTTCCCCTCATCGTGGTGGTGCCGGGCATCGTGGCGTTTGCGCTGGACGCCCCCATCCAGCGGGGCGACGAGGCCTATCCCTGGCTGCTGGGGGAGTACGTGGGGTCGGGCTTTCGCGGGCTGGCCTTCGCGGCCCTGGTGGCGGCGATCATCTCCTCGCTGGCGTCGATGATGAACAGCGCCTCCACGATCTTCACGATGGACCTCTACCGCAACTACACGAGCCGGGAGGACGTGTCCGAGCGGCGCCTGGTACGGATTGGGCGGGCGGTCGCGCTGATCTGCATCGTGGTGGCCGCCGCCCTGGCCCCGCAGCTGGCCGACCTCGACCAGGTCTTCCAGTACATTCAGGAGTACACCGGGTTTGTGAGCCCGGGCGTCCTCGCCATCTTCGTGCTGGGGCTATTCTGGAGCAAGGCCACCCCGAACGCGGCCCTGGTGTCGGCGGTCCTGAGCATTCCGCTCTCGGCGGCCTTCAAGTTCTGGACGCCGGGGGTCGCGTTCCTAAACCGGATGCTGATCGTGTTCTTCATCTCCGTCGCCCTGATCGTCGCGATCTCCCTGCTGGAGAACGAGGGGGAGGACCACCCAAAGGCGATCGACGTCGGGGGCATCGAGCGCGAACGGGATCCCATCTACAACGTGGCGGCCTTCGGCATCCTCGCCATCACCGCCGCGCTCTACGCCTTCTTCTGGTAG